The Streptomyces sp. HUAS CB01 genome has a segment encoding these proteins:
- a CDS encoding antibiotic biosynthesis monooxygenase — protein sequence MTRQFPSRADASRPPRADASRPVPPRFDRPDVGVVKVGTWYVGTPARQRAAVEAVARAWRRRARPGGAPLSYHVHTSSDGTRLLHYSQWTGEDAYRDFVRTARAGRNAEIDAAVPGIERQGLHSYELYRSGRADGDGREPGRVVVVEIDFDGPDPERRRAWVDAVFAAIDSDPQAHPGGISAHFHLATDGPRVLDYAEWESERAHREALEAPGDGVGSATEQWERVRNHPGLTSSRVTRWTPALSLGAGVLDRRG from the coding sequence ATGACCAGGCAATTTCCCAGCCGAGCCGATGCCTCCCGCCCGCCCCGGGCCGATGCCTCCCGCCCGGTCCCACCCCGGTTCGACCGTCCCGACGTCGGCGTCGTCAAGGTCGGGACCTGGTACGTGGGCACGCCCGCGCGGCAGCGGGCCGCCGTCGAGGCCGTCGCGCGTGCCTGGCGGCGGCGCGCACGCCCCGGCGGCGCCCCGCTCTCCTACCACGTCCACACGAGCTCCGACGGAACCCGCCTGCTCCACTACTCGCAGTGGACCGGGGAGGACGCCTACCGGGACTTCGTCCGCACCGCGCGGGCCGGCCGCAACGCCGAGATCGACGCCGCCGTCCCGGGCATCGAACGGCAGGGACTCCACTCGTACGAGCTCTACCGCAGCGGGCGCGCCGACGGCGACGGCAGGGAGCCGGGCCGTGTCGTCGTCGTGGAGATCGACTTCGACGGCCCGGACCCCGAGCGCCGACGCGCCTGGGTCGACGCGGTGTTCGCCGCGATCGACAGCGATCCGCAGGCGCACCCCGGCGGGATCTCCGCCCACTTCCACCTCGCCACGGACGGCCCCCGCGTCCTCGACTACGCCGAGTGGGAGAGCGAGCGGGCGCACCGGGAGGCGCTGGAGGCCCCCGGCGACGGGGTCGGCTCCGCCACCGAACAGTGGGAACGGGTCCGGAACCACCCGGGCCTCACAAGCAGCCGTGTGACGCGCTGGACGCCCGCGCTCTCCCTGGGCGCGGGCGTCCTGGACCGCCGAGGCTGA
- the dapA gene encoding 4-hydroxy-tetrahydrodipicolinate synthase, whose product MTTPRPRPRPFGRALCAMITPFTADGAFDPDGAQQLAAHLVAEGCDGLVLNGTTGESPTTTDAEKTALVRAVREAVGDRAAVVAGVGSASTRHTVELARAAENAGADGLLVVTPYYSRPPQDALADHFRRVADAVGVPLMLYDIPGRTGTRIEPDTLMRVSAHPRIVAVKDCAYDLLGSTKVIARTSLAYYSGCEETNLPLYAVGAAGFVSTVANAAPRPVRAVLDAFDAGRTAEATAMNQLTLPLAELMMASGLPGTVTAKALLGAIGLPAGPVREPLRPAGRETADGLLAAYEELARLYPAAPRAPQSAAVLAGLGAAQSWT is encoded by the coding sequence ATGACGACGCCACGCCCCCGGCCGCGCCCGTTCGGCCGTGCCCTCTGCGCGATGATCACGCCCTTCACCGCCGACGGCGCCTTCGACCCGGACGGCGCGCAGCAGCTGGCCGCCCACCTGGTGGCCGAAGGCTGCGACGGGCTGGTGCTGAACGGCACCACCGGTGAGTCGCCCACCACCACGGACGCCGAGAAGACCGCGCTCGTGCGCGCCGTGCGCGAGGCCGTGGGTGATCGGGCGGCCGTCGTCGCCGGTGTCGGCAGCGCGAGCACCCGGCACACCGTCGAGCTGGCCCGGGCCGCGGAGAACGCCGGGGCGGACGGGCTGCTGGTGGTCACCCCGTACTACAGCAGGCCACCGCAGGACGCCCTCGCCGACCACTTCCGGCGGGTCGCCGACGCGGTGGGCGTTCCGCTGATGCTGTACGACATCCCGGGCCGCACCGGCACCCGCATCGAGCCGGACACCCTGATGCGTGTGTCCGCGCACCCGCGGATCGTGGCCGTGAAGGACTGCGCGTACGACCTGCTCGGCAGCACCAAGGTGATCGCCCGGACCTCGCTCGCGTACTACTCGGGCTGCGAGGAGACCAACCTCCCGCTCTACGCGGTGGGCGCCGCCGGGTTCGTCAGCACCGTCGCGAACGCCGCCCCCCGCCCCGTGCGGGCCGTCCTCGACGCCTTCGACGCGGGCCGGACGGCGGAGGCCACCGCGATGAACCAGCTCACGCTGCCGCTCGCCGAGCTGATGATGGCGTCGGGGCTGCCGGGCACCGTGACCGCGAAGGCCCTGCTCGGGGCGATCGGACTGCCGGCCGGACCGGTGAGGGAACCGCTGCGGCCCGCCGGCCGCGAGACGGCGGACGGGCTGCTCGCGGCGTACGAGGAACTGGCCCGGCTGTACCCGGCTGCGCCACGGGCCCCGCAGTCCGCGGCGGTCCTGGCGGGCCTCGGCGCGGCTCAGTCGTGGACGTAG
- the dapD gene encoding 2,3,4,5-tetrahydropyridine-2,6-dicarboxylate N-succinyltransferase gives MTDSPDSTTAPRPTGAVAAGLATIAGDGTVLDTWFPAPELSAEPGPAGTERLTPDQAVNLLGEGAARAVGVDARREVEIVAVRTVIASLDEKPIDAHDAYLRLHLLSHRLVRPHGQSLDGVFGLLANVAWTSLGPVAVDNVERVRLNARAEGLHLQVTSIDKFPRMTDYVAPKGVRIADADRVRLGAHLAEGTTVMHEGFVNFNAGTLGTSMVEGRISAGVVIGDGSDIGGGASTMGTLSGGGNVIISVGERCLIGAEAGVGIALGDECVVEAGLYVTAGTRVTMPDGQIVKARELSGASNILFRRNSVTGAVEARPNNAVWGGLNEVLHSHN, from the coding sequence ATGACTGACTCGCCCGACAGCACCACCGCACCTCGCCCCACCGGCGCCGTCGCCGCCGGCCTCGCCACCATCGCCGGCGACGGCACCGTGCTCGACACCTGGTTCCCCGCCCCCGAACTCTCCGCCGAGCCCGGCCCGGCCGGGACCGAGCGGCTCACCCCCGACCAGGCGGTCAACCTGCTCGGTGAAGGCGCCGCCAGGGCCGTCGGTGTGGACGCCCGGCGCGAGGTCGAGATCGTCGCCGTCCGTACGGTCATCGCCTCCCTCGACGAGAAGCCGATCGACGCGCACGACGCCTATCTGCGCCTCCACCTGCTCTCGCACCGGCTCGTGCGGCCGCACGGCCAGAGCCTCGACGGGGTCTTCGGCCTGCTCGCCAACGTCGCCTGGACCTCTCTCGGCCCGGTCGCCGTGGACAACGTCGAGCGGGTGCGGCTGAACGCCCGCGCCGAGGGCCTCCACCTCCAGGTCACCTCGATCGACAAGTTCCCGCGCATGACGGACTACGTCGCACCCAAGGGCGTCCGCATCGCCGACGCCGACCGCGTCCGGCTCGGCGCGCACCTCGCCGAGGGCACCACGGTCATGCACGAGGGCTTCGTCAACTTCAACGCGGGCACCCTGGGCACCTCCATGGTCGAAGGCCGTATCTCCGCGGGCGTCGTGATCGGCGACGGCTCCGACATCGGCGGCGGTGCCTCCACCATGGGCACCCTCTCCGGCGGCGGCAACGTCATCATCTCCGTCGGCGAGCGCTGCCTCATCGGTGCCGAGGCGGGCGTCGGGATCGCGCTCGGCGACGAGTGCGTCGTCGAGGCCGGCCTGTACGTCACCGCGGGCACCCGCGTCACCATGCCCGACGGGCAGATCGTCAAGGCCCGTGAGCTCTCCGGCGCCTCGAACATCCTCTTCCGGCGCAACTCCGTGACCGGTGCCGTCGAGGCCCGCCCGAACAACGCGGTCTGGGGCGGCCTCAACGAGGTGCTCCACAGCCACAACTGA
- a CDS encoding DMT family transporter — protein MAYGLLAAAIAAEVAGTTAMKYSEGFTRFWPSLATVIGYLIAFALLAQTLKTLSVGTAYAIWAGVGTAAVAAIGMVFLNESTSLVRIVGIALVVAGVVVLNLGGAH, from the coding sequence ATGGCGTACGGACTGCTCGCCGCGGCGATCGCGGCCGAGGTCGCCGGCACCACGGCGATGAAGTACAGCGAGGGCTTCACCCGGTTCTGGCCCTCGCTGGCCACCGTCATCGGGTACCTGATCGCCTTCGCACTGCTGGCGCAGACGCTGAAGACGCTCTCGGTCGGCACGGCGTACGCGATCTGGGCGGGCGTCGGGACCGCCGCCGTCGCGGCGATCGGCATGGTGTTCCTGAACGAGTCCACCAGCCTCGTGAGGATCGTCGGGATCGCCCTGGTCGTCGCCGGCGTCGTCGTGCTGAACCTCGGCGGCGCGCACTGA
- a CDS encoding oxidoreductase has protein sequence MIPLRPLELGDVLGGAFATIARGWKQLYGTAVAVYVLAALAVGGTLALAYSAVGDRLHEVIDLPPGEAPSWDQAQPLVVALASVWVFALVVLLVSTAVVTAAVPAVLQDTVLGRPVVFGTVWRRAWGKVPAVLGTVVLTGLIALVPVALMMLGFVALTVSLVTSLDGDGSGAGGLAALGFLGVLATAPVATWLWVKFSLAPHVAVFEGQGPIQSMRRSWHLVRGGWWRIFGISLLAYLMAAAVGFAIRQTVDMASAVPMAGTATPDDGEDISTFLVGMSGWFALALVGQLVAQIVTSTFPQLVNGLLYVDQRIRNENLAPVLASAAGAGTGSGTPGPQPPAPPVVG, from the coding sequence GTGATACCGCTGCGACCGCTCGAACTCGGCGATGTCCTGGGCGGCGCGTTCGCGACGATCGCCCGCGGCTGGAAGCAGCTCTACGGCACGGCCGTCGCCGTCTACGTCCTCGCCGCCCTGGCGGTCGGCGGGACGCTCGCGCTCGCCTACTCGGCGGTCGGCGACCGCCTGCACGAGGTCATCGACCTCCCGCCGGGCGAGGCCCCGTCCTGGGACCAGGCACAGCCTCTGGTGGTCGCGCTCGCCTCCGTCTGGGTGTTCGCCCTCGTCGTGCTGCTCGTCTCGACGGCGGTGGTCACGGCCGCGGTACCGGCCGTCCTCCAGGACACGGTGCTCGGCCGGCCGGTCGTCTTCGGCACGGTCTGGCGCCGCGCCTGGGGAAAGGTTCCGGCGGTGCTCGGGACCGTCGTCCTCACCGGTCTGATCGCTCTCGTGCCCGTGGCCCTGATGATGCTCGGCTTCGTGGCCCTCACGGTCAGCCTGGTGACGTCGCTGGACGGCGACGGCAGCGGCGCGGGCGGGCTCGCAGCGCTCGGCTTCCTCGGGGTGCTGGCCACCGCGCCGGTCGCGACCTGGCTCTGGGTGAAGTTCAGCCTCGCCCCGCACGTCGCGGTCTTCGAGGGCCAGGGACCGATTCAGTCGATGCGCCGCTCCTGGCACCTGGTGCGCGGCGGCTGGTGGCGGATCTTCGGCATCTCGCTGCTGGCCTATCTGATGGCCGCGGCGGTCGGTTTCGCGATCCGCCAGACGGTCGACATGGCGAGCGCCGTCCCGATGGCGGGCACCGCGACCCCGGACGACGGCGAGGACATCTCCACGTTCCTCGTCGGGATGTCCGGCTGGTTCGCCCTCGCCCTGGTCGGCCAGCTGGTCGCCCAGATCGTCACCTCGACGTTCCCCCAGCTGGTGAACGGTCTGCTCTACGTCGACCAGCGCATCCGCAACGAGAACCTGGCGCCGGTCCTGGCCTCGGCCGCGGGTGCCGGCACGGGCTCGGGTACGCCGGGACCGCAGCCGCCGGCCCCGCCCGTCGTCGGCTGA
- a CDS encoding metal-sulfur cluster assembly factor, with amino-acid sequence MTENPETTAEKDWPDEETFSSEAATPTSTKASEEEVREALYDVVDPELGIDVVNLGLIYGIHIDDANIATLDMTLTSAACPLTDVIEDQAKAATDGIVNELKINWVWMPPWGPDKITDDGREQLRALGFNV; translated from the coding sequence ATGACTGAGAACCCCGAGACCACGGCGGAGAAGGACTGGCCGGACGAGGAGACCTTCTCCTCCGAGGCCGCGACGCCGACGAGCACGAAGGCCTCCGAGGAGGAGGTCCGCGAGGCCCTGTACGACGTCGTCGACCCCGAGCTGGGCATCGACGTGGTCAACCTCGGTCTGATCTACGGCATCCACATCGACGACGCCAACATCGCGACCCTGGACATGACGCTGACGTCGGCGGCCTGCCCGCTGACGGACGTGATCGAGGACCAGGCGAAGGCCGCGACCGACGGCATCGTCAACGAGCTGAAGATCAACTGGGTCTGGATGCCGCCGTGGGGTCCGGACAAGATCACGGACGACGGCCGTGAGCAGCTGAGGGCGCTCGGCTTCAACGTCTGA
- the sufU gene encoding Fe-S cluster assembly sulfur transfer protein SufU → MKLDSMYQDVILDHYKHPHGRGLRDGDAEVHHVNPTCGDEITMRVKYDGTRIADVSYEGQGCSISQASASVLNELLVGKELAEAQKIQATFLELMQSKGQIEPDDAMEEVLEDAVAFAGVSKYPARVKCALLSWMAWKDATAQALSEGKTA, encoded by the coding sequence GTGAAGCTTGATTCGATGTACCAGGACGTCATCCTGGACCACTACAAGCACCCGCACGGGCGGGGCTTGCGGGACGGCGACGCCGAGGTGCACCACGTCAACCCCACCTGCGGCGACGAGATCACGATGCGGGTGAAGTACGACGGCACCCGCATCGCGGACGTCTCCTACGAGGGCCAGGGCTGTTCCATCAGCCAGGCGTCCGCCTCCGTGCTGAACGAGCTGCTCGTCGGCAAGGAGCTCGCGGAGGCGCAGAAGATCCAGGCGACGTTCCTTGAGCTGATGCAGTCCAAGGGCCAGATCGAGCCGGACGACGCGATGGAGGAGGTGCTGGAGGACGCGGTCGCGTTCGCCGGCGTCTCCAAGTACCCGGCGCGCGTGAAGTGCGCCCTCCTGAGCTGGATGGCATGGAAGGACGCGACGGCGCAGGCGCTGTCCGAAGGGAAGACCGCATGA
- a CDS encoding cysteine desulfurase translates to MTPARQGLPGLLDTEAIRKDFPILDRVVHDGRKLVYLDNAATSQKPRQVLDALAEYYERYNANVHRGVHVLAEEATALYEGARDKVASFINAPSRDEVIFTKNASESLNLVANMLGWADEPYRVDRETEIVITEMEHHSNIVPWQLLAQRTGAKLKWFGLTDDGRLDLSNIEEVITEKTKIVSFTLVSNILGTVNPVEQIVRRAQDVGALVLVDASQAAPHMPLDVQALGADFVAFTGHKMCGPTGIGVLWGRQELLEDLPPFLGGGEMIETVSMHSSTYAPAPHKFEAGTPPIAQAVGLGAAVDYLSAIGMDRIAQHEHAITEYAVQRLQQVPDLRIIGPVTAEDRGAAISFVLGDIHPHDVGQVLDEQGIAVRVGHHCARPVCLRYGIPATTRASFYLYSTPGEVDALIDGLEHVRNFFG, encoded by the coding sequence GTGACCCCTGCCCGCCAGGGGCTCCCTGGCCTCCTCGACACCGAGGCGATCCGCAAGGACTTCCCGATCCTGGACCGCGTGGTCCACGACGGCAGGAAGCTCGTGTACCTGGACAACGCGGCGACCTCGCAGAAGCCGCGCCAGGTGCTGGACGCACTCGCCGAGTACTACGAGCGCTACAACGCCAATGTCCACCGCGGTGTGCACGTGCTCGCCGAGGAGGCCACGGCACTGTACGAGGGCGCTCGCGACAAGGTCGCCTCCTTCATCAACGCGCCGAGCCGCGACGAGGTGATCTTCACCAAGAACGCGTCGGAGTCGCTGAACCTCGTGGCGAACATGCTGGGCTGGGCCGACGAGCCCTACCGCGTCGACCGCGAGACCGAGATAGTCATCACGGAGATGGAGCACCACTCCAACATCGTTCCCTGGCAGCTGCTGGCGCAGCGCACGGGCGCGAAGCTGAAGTGGTTCGGCCTCACCGACGACGGCCGCCTCGACCTCTCCAACATCGAGGAGGTCATCACGGAGAAGACGAAGATCGTCTCCTTCACGCTGGTCTCCAACATCCTGGGGACGGTCAACCCGGTCGAGCAGATCGTCCGCCGGGCGCAGGACGTCGGCGCGCTCGTCCTCGTCGACGCCTCGCAGGCCGCCCCGCACATGCCCCTGGACGTCCAGGCGCTCGGCGCCGACTTCGTGGCCTTCACCGGCCACAAGATGTGCGGCCCGACCGGCATCGGCGTGCTCTGGGGCCGCCAGGAGCTCCTGGAGGACCTGCCTCCGTTCCTGGGCGGCGGCGAGATGATCGAGACCGTCTCGATGCACTCGTCGACGTACGCCCCGGCGCCGCACAAGTTCGAGGCCGGTACGCCCCCGATCGCCCAGGCCGTCGGCCTCGGCGCCGCCGTGGACTACCTGAGCGCGATCGGCATGGACAGGATCGCGCAGCACGAGCACGCGATCACCGAGTACGCCGTCCAGCGGCTGCAGCAGGTCCCCGACCTGCGGATCATCGGCCCCGTCACCGCCGAGGACCGCGGCGCGGCGATCTCCTTCGTGCTCGGGGACATCCACCCGCACGACGTGGGGCAGGTGCTGGACGAGCAGGGCATCGCCGTCCGGGTCGGCCACCACTGCGCACGGCCGGTGTGCCTCCGGTACGGAATTCCCGCGACCACGAGGGCGTCGTTCTATCTGTACTCCACGCCGGGCGAGGTGGACGCACTGATCGACGGCCTGGAGCACGTCCGTAACTTCTTCGGCTGA
- the sufC gene encoding Fe-S cluster assembly ATPase SufC has translation MATLEIRDLHVSVEAENGPREILKGVDLTVKQGETHAIMGPNGSGKSTLAYSLAGHPKYTITSGTVTLDGEDVLEMSVDERARAGVFLAMQYPVEVPGVSVSNFLRTSATAIRGEAPKLRTWVKEVKETMERLQMDPAFAERNVNEGFSGGEKKRHEILQLELLKPKIAILDETDSGLDVDALRTVSEGVNRVRETGEVGTLLITHYTRILRYIKPDFVHVFANGRIAESGGAELADKLEAEGYEAYTKGGVSA, from the coding sequence ATGGCAACGCTTGAAATCCGCGACCTGCACGTCTCCGTCGAGGCCGAGAACGGCCCCCGGGAGATCCTCAAGGGCGTCGACCTGACCGTGAAGCAGGGCGAGACCCACGCCATCATGGGCCCCAACGGCTCCGGCAAGTCGACCCTCGCCTACTCCCTCGCGGGCCACCCCAAGTACACGATCACCAGTGGCACCGTGACCCTGGACGGCGAGGACGTCCTGGAGATGTCCGTCGACGAGCGCGCCCGCGCCGGCGTCTTCCTCGCGATGCAGTACCCCGTCGAGGTCCCCGGTGTCTCGGTCTCCAACTTCCTGCGCACCTCCGCCACCGCCATCCGCGGCGAGGCCCCCAAGCTGCGCACCTGGGTGAAGGAGGTCAAGGAGACCATGGAGCGTCTCCAGATGGACCCGGCCTTCGCCGAGCGGAACGTGAACGAGGGCTTCTCCGGGGGTGAGAAGAAGCGGCACGAGATCCTCCAGCTGGAGCTCCTCAAGCCGAAGATCGCGATCCTCGACGAGACGGACTCCGGCCTCGACGTCGACGCGCTGCGCACCGTCTCCGAGGGCGTCAACCGCGTCCGCGAGACCGGTGAGGTCGGCACCCTGCTGATCACGCACTACACGCGCATCCTGCGCTACATCAAGCCCGACTTCGTCCACGTGTTCGCGAACGGCCGCATCGCCGAGTCCGGCGGTGCCGAGCTCGCCGACAAGCTCGAGGCCGAGGGCTACGAGGCATACACGAAGGGTGGCGTATCCGCGTGA